From the Rhodococcus sp. NBC_00297 genome, one window contains:
- a CDS encoding NUDIX hydrolase — protein sequence MTDPAGTPPWLSRLAAVHTVRDDASNPVIARHAPDGATGRPAAVLVLFGGRPDAAELPTDATVLLTQRASSLRQHRGQVAFPGGAADPGDDGPVGTALREAQEETGVDPDGVEPLTVLDSIFVPPSGFEVTPVIAYWRVPSEVSVVDTAETERVVAVPLTDLLDPVNRFVVRHPLGYRGPAFAVGGMLVWGFTAGVLSGVLETAGWGAPWDTEDVRDLETSLAAVGEELHP from the coding sequence GTGACGGATCCCGCGGGCACGCCGCCGTGGCTGTCCCGTCTGGCCGCCGTGCACACCGTGCGCGACGACGCGAGCAACCCGGTGATCGCCCGCCACGCACCGGACGGGGCGACGGGCAGACCGGCCGCGGTGCTGGTGCTCTTCGGCGGGCGGCCCGACGCGGCGGAGTTGCCCACCGACGCCACCGTGCTCCTGACCCAACGCGCGTCCTCGCTGCGGCAACATCGCGGTCAGGTCGCCTTTCCCGGCGGCGCAGCCGATCCCGGCGACGACGGACCCGTCGGCACCGCTCTGCGGGAGGCGCAGGAGGAGACCGGGGTGGACCCGGACGGCGTGGAGCCGCTCACGGTGCTCGACTCCATCTTCGTGCCCCCGTCGGGCTTCGAGGTGACACCGGTGATCGCGTACTGGCGCGTCCCGAGCGAGGTGTCCGTCGTGGACACCGCCGAGACGGAGCGTGTCGTCGCCGTGCCGCTCACCGATCTTCTCGATCCGGTCAACAGATTCGTGGTGCGCCACCCCCTCGGTTATCGGGGCCCGGCGTTCGCAGTGGGAGGAATGCTCGTGTGGGGTTTCACGGCCGGGGTGCTGTCCGGCGTCCTCGAAACGGCGGGCTGGGGTGCCCCCTGGGACACCGAGGACGTCCGGGACCTCGAGACGTCGCTCGCCGCCGTCGGTGAGGAGTTGCACCCGTGA
- a CDS encoding RidA family protein: MGVTEKLAELGLTLPPVVPPVASYVPAVRSGDHVFTSGQLPMVDGALTATGKVGAEVSAEDATAAARVCALNALAAIDALVGIDSVVRIVKVVGFVASAPGFTGQPGVINGASNLLGELFGDAGIHARSAVGVAELPLGAAVEVEMIVEVAPA, encoded by the coding sequence ATGGGTGTGACGGAGAAGCTCGCCGAGCTCGGGCTGACCCTTCCGCCCGTCGTGCCGCCGGTCGCGTCCTACGTTCCCGCGGTGCGGTCGGGAGACCACGTCTTCACCTCGGGTCAGCTGCCCATGGTGGACGGCGCGCTGACCGCCACCGGCAAGGTCGGGGCCGAGGTGTCGGCCGAGGACGCGACCGCCGCCGCCCGCGTCTGTGCGTTGAACGCACTGGCCGCGATCGACGCGCTGGTCGGCATCGACTCCGTGGTCCGCATCGTCAAGGTCGTCGGATTCGTCGCGTCGGCACCGGGATTCACCGGTCAGCCCGGCGTGATCAACGGTGCGTCGAACCTGCTCGGTGAGCTGTTCGGCGACGCCGGCATCCACGCTCGGTCGGCTGTCGGAGTCGCCGAGCTGCCCCTGGGCGCAGCCGTCGAGGTGGAGATGATCGTCGAGGTCGCACCCGCCTGA
- a CDS encoding ArsA family ATPase → MSTVPTLDIGSILTDPSSRIVVCCGSGGVGKTTTAASMALRAAENGRRVVVLTIDPARRLAQALGVGELDNTPQPVALGPGATGELHAMMLNMRRTFDEMVMEHSTPEKARQILNNSFYQTVASSFSGTQEYMAMEKLGQLAASGDWDLVVVDTPPSRNALDFLDAPQRLGSFLDGRMIKLLMAPGRGLGRVVTGAVGLAMRGVSSIVGSQMLSDASAFVQSLDSMFGGFRERARHTYDLLRQDGTHFVVVAAAEPDALREASFFVTRLSEDGMPLAGLVLNRTHPTLSSLPSDHAVTAADQLDAEGTPEAALAAGVLRVHAHRAVTAKREIGLLRRFTAAHPRVPVVGVPSLPFEVSDLDALRAVADQLTGTA, encoded by the coding sequence ATGAGCACCGTTCCCACTCTCGACATCGGGTCCATCCTGACCGATCCGTCGTCGCGGATCGTCGTGTGCTGCGGCTCCGGCGGTGTCGGCAAGACCACCACCGCGGCGTCGATGGCGTTGCGGGCAGCCGAGAACGGGCGCCGGGTAGTCGTGCTGACGATCGATCCCGCACGGCGCCTGGCCCAGGCTCTCGGCGTCGGCGAGCTGGACAACACTCCGCAGCCGGTCGCCCTCGGGCCCGGCGCCACCGGCGAACTGCACGCGATGATGCTCAACATGCGTCGGACGTTCGACGAGATGGTGATGGAGCACTCGACGCCGGAGAAGGCCCGGCAGATCCTGAACAATTCCTTCTATCAGACTGTGGCGTCGTCCTTCTCGGGGACGCAGGAGTACATGGCGATGGAGAAGCTGGGGCAGCTCGCGGCCAGCGGTGACTGGGATCTCGTGGTCGTGGACACGCCGCCGTCGCGCAACGCGCTGGACTTCCTCGACGCCCCACAGCGTCTGGGGTCGTTCCTCGACGGTCGCATGATCAAGCTGCTGATGGCCCCGGGTCGCGGGCTGGGCCGAGTGGTCACCGGCGCCGTGGGTCTCGCGATGCGCGGCGTCTCGTCCATCGTCGGCAGCCAGATGCTCTCCGACGCTTCCGCTTTCGTGCAGTCGCTGGACTCGATGTTCGGTGGCTTCCGCGAACGTGCGCGCCACACGTACGACCTGCTGCGTCAGGACGGAACCCATTTCGTCGTCGTCGCGGCCGCGGAGCCCGACGCGCTGCGGGAGGCATCCTTCTTCGTCACCCGCCTGTCCGAGGACGGCATGCCGTTGGCCGGACTGGTGCTCAACCGCACGCACCCGACGCTGAGTTCGCTGCCGTCCGACCACGCCGTCACGGCCGCCGACCAGTTGGACGCCGAAGGCACCCCCGAGGCCGCTCTGGCCGCGGGAGTGCTTCGCGTGCACGCGCACCGGGCCGTCACCGCGAAGCGCGAGATCGGACTGCTGCGTCGTTTCACCGCCGCTCACCCCCGTGTTCCCGTCGTGGGGGTGCCCTCGCTGCCGTTCGAGGTGTCCGATCTCGACGCACTGCGTGCCGTCGCCGATCAGCTGACCGGCACCGCCTGA
- a CDS encoding ArsA-related P-loop ATPase, whose translation MSETAGATSHPTGSSPQAERGWPPEADRARLHFVSGKGGTGKSTVAAALALALAAGGRKVLLVEVEGRQGIAQLFDVPPLSPVDTKVASADGGGEVYALAIDIETAFLEYLDMFYNLGFAGRAMRRVGAIEFATTIAPGLRDVLLTGKVKERAVRTEKNGRLLYDEIVVDSPPTGRIGSFLDVTTAMRDLAKTGPVRSQSEGVVKLLHSEQTLVHLVTLLEALPVQETADAAAELAAADLRLGTVVVNRTEESFLPAEALAEAASGKLDAAAIEKKLADAGITLSEDDFAGLLTESIEHASRLAAQRESEQRLGDLAVPRLTLPALADGMDLGGLYELAHHLTEQGVR comes from the coding sequence GTGTCGGAGACAGCAGGTGCGACGTCGCACCCCACCGGATCGTCCCCCCAGGCGGAGCGAGGATGGCCGCCCGAAGCGGACCGCGCTCGACTGCACTTCGTCTCGGGCAAGGGTGGGACGGGCAAGAGCACCGTCGCCGCCGCGCTCGCCCTGGCCCTCGCCGCGGGTGGGCGCAAGGTTCTGCTGGTCGAGGTCGAGGGACGCCAGGGCATCGCCCAGCTCTTCGACGTCCCCCCGCTGAGCCCGGTGGACACCAAGGTGGCCTCTGCCGACGGCGGTGGTGAGGTGTACGCGCTGGCAATCGACATCGAGACCGCGTTCCTCGAGTACCTCGACATGTTCTACAACCTCGGCTTCGCCGGCCGGGCGATGCGGCGGGTGGGAGCCATCGAGTTCGCCACCACCATCGCCCCCGGTCTGCGCGACGTGCTCCTCACCGGCAAGGTGAAGGAGCGTGCGGTCCGCACCGAGAAGAACGGTCGCCTGCTCTACGACGAGATCGTCGTCGACTCGCCGCCGACGGGGCGGATCGGGAGCTTCCTGGACGTGACGACGGCGATGCGCGACCTCGCCAAGACCGGCCCGGTGCGATCGCAGAGCGAGGGTGTGGTGAAGCTGCTCCACTCCGAGCAGACACTGGTGCACCTGGTGACGCTGCTCGAGGCGCTGCCGGTGCAGGAGACCGCCGATGCTGCTGCGGAACTCGCAGCGGCCGATCTCCGACTGGGCACCGTGGTCGTCAACCGCACCGAGGAGTCGTTCCTTCCGGCGGAGGCGCTCGCCGAGGCGGCCTCCGGGAAACTCGACGCCGCCGCGATCGAGAAGAAACTCGCCGATGCCGGAATCACGCTGTCGGAGGACGACTTCGCCGGTCTGCTGACCGAGTCCATCGAGCACGCGTCGAGGCTCGCGGCCCAGCGCGAGAGCGAACAGCGTCTCGGTGACCTCGCGGTGCCGCGCCTGACGCTCCCGGCTCTGGCCGACGGCATGGACCTCGGCGGACTGTACGAGCTCGCCCACCACCTCACGGAACAGGGAGTGCGATGA
- a CDS encoding Gfo/Idh/MocA family protein: MRIGLIGAGPWARQAAAPALTAHPDIEFAGIWARRPDAAAQTAPEVPYVDDVDALIDSVDAVAFAVPPEVQFDLARRAAAAGRHVLLDKPIAGSAADAATLVAAIDEAGVSSMVTLTRRFAPETRAFLDAVRDTEVATVTATWLSGALLGGEYAGSTWRQEGGALLDVGPHVLDLAMEVLGPVESVAWARRDDASDTWSLALQHGSTAGVRTSLVTLSMRTPVRPSVLRVGASGPGGLVELSDRTTPPDRCYAVLLDEFLESVRTGTRHECSAHRGLALQSVIEQCRTLVASGR; the protein is encoded by the coding sequence ATGAGAATCGGTCTGATCGGTGCCGGACCCTGGGCTCGTCAGGCCGCGGCACCCGCACTCACCGCGCATCCCGACATCGAGTTCGCCGGCATCTGGGCCCGCCGTCCCGACGCCGCGGCACAGACGGCTCCCGAGGTGCCGTACGTCGACGACGTCGATGCACTGATCGACTCCGTCGACGCCGTCGCGTTCGCGGTACCCCCCGAGGTGCAGTTCGATCTCGCCCGTCGGGCGGCTGCCGCGGGTCGACATGTGTTGTTGGACAAGCCGATCGCCGGTTCTGCGGCGGATGCGGCCACTCTCGTGGCCGCGATCGACGAGGCCGGGGTCTCGTCGATGGTCACGCTGACGCGTCGCTTCGCACCCGAGACCCGAGCATTCCTCGACGCCGTGCGCGACACGGAGGTCGCGACCGTGACGGCGACCTGGCTGTCCGGCGCCCTGCTCGGCGGCGAGTACGCCGGCTCGACGTGGCGGCAGGAGGGCGGCGCCCTCCTGGACGTCGGCCCGCACGTTCTCGATCTCGCGATGGAGGTGCTCGGACCGGTCGAGTCCGTGGCGTGGGCGAGGCGTGACGACGCGTCCGACACGTGGTCGCTGGCTCTGCAGCACGGGAGCACCGCCGGAGTCCGGACGAGCCTGGTGACGCTGTCCATGCGGACGCCTGTGCGCCCGTCGGTGCTGCGGGTCGGCGCGAGCGGACCGGGCGGCCTGGTCGAGTTGTCGGACCGCACCACGCCACCCGACCGGTGTTACGCGGTACTGCTCGACGAGTTCCTGGAGTCCGTCCGGACCGGCACCCGCCACGAGTGCTCGGCACATCGCGGACTCGCTCTGCAGAGCGTCATCGAGCAGTGCCGGACCCTCGTGGCGAGCGGTCGGTGA
- a CDS encoding MBL fold metallo-hydrolase, which yields MAEKDPTASEKHPAYGRLRRVTSTASVLLAENPGKMTLDGTNTWILRAPGHEQCIVVDPGPRSRSHVDRIAAQGRVALILITHRHHDHTGGIARLHRSTSAPVRAVTSTYLRGDAAPLVDGEVIAAAGVELTVAATPGHTADSVSLVLDDAVLTGDTILGAGSTVLDGKDGDLGDYLASLDRLEQLGEGRVALPGHGPDQPDTAVLARAYRAHREQRLDQVRAALDVLGPDATPLKVVRHVYADVDKKLWPAARMSVKAQLTYLRG from the coding sequence ATGGCGGAGAAGGATCCCACGGCATCGGAGAAGCACCCCGCGTACGGACGGCTGCGGCGCGTGACGTCGACCGCGTCCGTCCTCCTGGCCGAGAACCCCGGGAAGATGACGCTGGACGGCACGAACACGTGGATTCTGCGAGCCCCGGGGCACGAGCAGTGCATCGTGGTCGATCCGGGCCCGCGCTCCCGGTCGCACGTCGACCGCATCGCGGCGCAGGGACGCGTCGCGCTGATCCTGATCACCCACCGCCATCACGATCACACCGGCGGTATCGCCCGACTGCACCGGTCGACGTCCGCGCCGGTGCGCGCGGTCACGTCCACGTACCTCCGAGGTGACGCCGCGCCGCTGGTGGACGGCGAGGTGATCGCGGCCGCCGGGGTGGAACTCACCGTCGCGGCGACACCGGGCCACACCGCCGATTCCGTCAGCCTGGTCCTCGACGACGCGGTGCTGACCGGGGACACCATCCTCGGTGCCGGATCGACCGTCCTGGACGGGAAGGACGGGGATCTCGGTGACTACCTGGCCTCACTCGACCGACTGGAGCAACTCGGTGAGGGACGCGTCGCGCTGCCCGGCCACGGGCCGGACCAGCCCGACACCGCGGTGCTCGCCCGCGCCTACCGGGCCCATCGCGAACAGAGACTCGACCAGGTGCGGGCAGCGCTCGACGTCCTCGGACCCGACGCCACCCCTCTGAAGGTGGTGCGTCACGTCTACGCGGACGTCGACAAGAAGCTGTGGCCCGCGGCGCGGATGTCGGTCAAGGCCCAGCTGACGTATCTGCGCGGTTAG
- a CDS encoding TlpA family protein disulfide reductase, which yields MSRSSAARWSLAALVVVVALIVAIWPRGDDPTGPASFADYRDTFGAAPTDDATDTELAPLRTEAALAACPVPAAGAPAPAGPLAGLRTTCLADGAPVDLGAAVAGTPTLLNLWAYWCGPCAEELPYLQQYAERAGGAVTVVTVHEDPRQGNALTRLADYGVRLPGVQDPSAAVAAAVGAPAVLPVSVLLAADGSVAAVLPQPFRSVDEIADAVRTHLGVSA from the coding sequence GTGAGCAGGTCGTCCGCGGCGAGGTGGAGCCTGGCCGCGCTCGTGGTGGTCGTCGCCCTCATCGTCGCCATCTGGCCGCGCGGGGACGATCCGACGGGACCGGCGAGCTTCGCCGACTACCGCGACACTTTCGGCGCGGCGCCCACCGACGACGCGACGGACACGGAGCTGGCCCCCTTGCGCACCGAGGCCGCGCTCGCCGCGTGCCCCGTGCCGGCGGCCGGCGCCCCGGCGCCCGCCGGCCCACTGGCGGGTCTGCGCACCACCTGCCTGGCCGACGGAGCGCCGGTCGATCTCGGTGCGGCCGTCGCCGGCACGCCGACTCTGCTCAACCTGTGGGCCTACTGGTGCGGCCCGTGCGCGGAGGAACTGCCGTATCTGCAGCAGTACGCCGAGCGTGCGGGCGGTGCCGTTACCGTGGTGACGGTGCACGAGGATCCCCGCCAGGGCAACGCCCTGACCCGACTGGCCGACTACGGTGTCCGACTACCCGGCGTGCAGGATCCGTCCGCTGCCGTCGCCGCTGCCGTCGGAGCTCCGGCGGTGTTGCCCGTCAGCGTGCTGCTCGCCGCCGACGGATCCGTCGCCGCGGTTCTCCCGCAGCCGTTCCGCTCCGTCGACGAGATCGCGGACGCCGTGCGCACCCACCTCGGAGTCTCGGCGTGA
- the nth gene encoding endonuclease III: MNRNLGVVFPHVYCELDFTTPLELAVATILSAQCTDKRVNETTPALFAKYRSARDYAEADRTELEEYIRSTGFYRNKANSLIGLGRELLERYDGEVPASLKELVTLPGIGRKTANVVLGNAFDVPGITVDTHFGRLVRRWAWTEEEDPVKVEHAIGALIPRKEWTILSHRVIFHGRRVCHSRTPACGVCLLAKDCPSYGLGPTDPVKAAALVKGPETDHILALAGIET, from the coding sequence ATGAATCGCAACCTCGGCGTGGTCTTTCCGCACGTCTACTGCGAGTTGGACTTCACCACCCCGCTCGAGCTCGCGGTGGCCACCATCCTCTCCGCGCAGTGCACCGACAAGAGGGTCAACGAGACCACGCCGGCACTCTTCGCGAAGTACCGGTCGGCGCGCGACTACGCGGAGGCCGACCGGACGGAGCTCGAGGAGTACATCCGGTCCACCGGCTTCTACCGCAACAAGGCCAACTCCCTCATCGGGCTGGGCCGCGAGCTCCTCGAGCGGTACGACGGTGAGGTTCCCGCCTCGCTGAAGGAGCTGGTGACGCTGCCCGGTATCGGGCGCAAGACGGCCAACGTGGTCCTCGGCAATGCGTTCGACGTTCCCGGCATCACCGTCGACACCCACTTCGGCCGACTCGTCCGCCGCTGGGCCTGGACCGAGGAGGAGGATCCGGTCAAGGTCGAGCACGCCATCGGTGCGCTGATCCCGCGCAAGGAGTGGACGATCCTGTCCCACCGCGTGATCTTCCACGGCCGCCGCGTGTGCCATTCGCGGACGCCGGCGTGCGGTGTCTGCCTGCTGGCGAAGGACTGCCCGTCGTACGGGCTGGGGCCGACCGACCCCGTCAAGGCCGCGGCATTGGTGAAGGGGCCGGAGACGGACCACATCCTCGCCCTGGCCGGCATCGAGACGTGA
- a CDS encoding Crp/Fnr family transcriptional regulator: protein MDEVLARAGIFQGVEPSAVSALTKQLQPVDFPRGHVVFNEGEPGDRLYIIVSGKVKLGRRSPDGRENLLTIMGPSDMFGELSIFDPGPRTSTATTVTEVRAVSMDRDALKAWIDQRPEIAEQLLRVLARRLRRTNNSLADLIFTDVPGRVAKALLQLAQRFGTQEAGSLRVVHDLTQEEIAQLVGASRETVNKALADFAHRGWLRLEGKSVLISDSERLARRAR, encoded by the coding sequence GTGGACGAGGTACTGGCACGAGCCGGCATCTTCCAGGGGGTCGAGCCGTCTGCGGTGTCGGCGCTGACCAAGCAGCTGCAACCGGTCGATTTCCCGCGTGGCCACGTGGTCTTCAACGAGGGTGAGCCCGGCGATCGGCTGTACATCATCGTCAGCGGCAAGGTGAAGCTCGGCCGCCGCTCCCCCGACGGTCGCGAGAACCTCCTGACCATCATGGGTCCGTCCGACATGTTCGGTGAGCTCTCGATCTTCGATCCCGGCCCCCGCACCTCCACCGCCACCACGGTCACCGAGGTGCGCGCGGTGAGCATGGATCGCGACGCCCTGAAGGCCTGGATCGATCAGCGCCCCGAGATCGCCGAGCAGCTGCTCCGGGTGCTCGCCCGCCGGTTGCGTCGTACCAACAACAGCCTGGCCGACCTCATCTTCACCGATGTTCCCGGCCGCGTCGCCAAGGCACTGCTGCAGCTCGCACAGCGTTTCGGCACCCAGGAGGCCGGCTCGCTGCGCGTCGTCCACGACCTCACGCAGGAGGAGATCGCTCAGCTCGTCGGCGCCTCTCGCGAGACCGTGAACAAGGCGCTCGCCGACTTCGCGCACCGCGGCTGGCTCCGCCTCGAGGGCAAGAGCGTGCTCATCTCCGACTCCGAGCGACTCGCCCGGCGCGCACGCTAA
- a CDS encoding WhiB family transcriptional regulator, with protein sequence MHTGTPNAALDIGEAEARIAWVSQARCRGVDPDQLFVRGAAQRKAATICRHCPVLMQCGADALDNRVEFGVWGGMTERQRRALIKQHPEVDSWAEFFETQRHHQSAV encoded by the coding sequence ATGCACACAGGAACGCCGAATGCAGCGCTCGACATCGGGGAAGCCGAAGCGCGCATCGCATGGGTATCGCAGGCGCGATGCCGGGGAGTGGATCCCGATCAACTGTTCGTCCGCGGCGCCGCGCAGCGCAAGGCCGCAACGATCTGCCGTCACTGCCCCGTGCTCATGCAGTGCGGAGCGGACGCCCTCGACAACCGTGTCGAGTTCGGCGTCTGGGGCGGCATGACCGAGCGTCAGCGCCGGGCCCTGATCAAGCAGCACCCCGAGGTGGACTCCTGGGCCGAGTTCTTCGAGACCCAGCGTCACCACCAGTCGGCCGTCTGA
- a CDS encoding penicillin-binding protein, whose protein sequence is MPIAKTVAKLAGCSALAGALLAGVMFPLAGGFGFASNRAADTVDNVSAELVEGTVPAVSTMVDSAGNPIAWLYEQRRFEVPSDRISNEMKLAIVSIEDRRFAEHEGVDWQGTVRAFLTNTTSGQVEQGASTLDQQYVKNYQLLVVAKTDAERRAAIETTPARKIREIRMALTLDKQLTKDEILTRYLNLVPFGNSSYGIQDAAQTYFGIDASQLSLTQAAMLAGMVQSSSALNPYTNYDGVMARRNTVLDTMIQNIPDRAAEIEAAKAEPLGVLPEPNQLPRGCIAAGDRGFFCDYALQYLADAGISKDQVDKGGYLIKTTLDPAVQSSTSAALSGNSSPDLDGVATVMNVIAPGQDSHRILAMGSSRRYGLNGDANETVQPQPYSLVGSGAGSIFKIFTTAAAMEKGLGTSAVLQVPNRVEVKGLGDGGARGCPPSTYCVTNAGNYPQSLSVTDALAQSPNTAFVKLIESVGVTPTVDMAVRLGLRSYTLPGTAGQGTDQSLADYQKEANLGSFTLGPTYVNPLELSNVAATLASGGKWCPPNPIDSVFDRSGKQIPVTQQACEQVVEPGLANTLANAMSKDDQPGGTSASAASSVGWSLPMSGKTGTTESHRSSGFLGFTNRYAAAAYTYGDSPTPSEICSFPLRPCGSGNLFGGNEPARTWYDAMDPVATNFGDVGLPAVDQKYVRGSANGQVPDVTGLTQNSATSQLQAAGFRVQVATTASSEGRGTVVSTSPSGSAIPGSTVTIYISDGSVRAAPAAPAPGIQLPALPPGVTLPAIPGLTAPPR, encoded by the coding sequence GTGCCGATCGCCAAGACTGTCGCCAAACTCGCCGGGTGCTCCGCCCTGGCCGGCGCGCTGCTCGCCGGAGTCATGTTCCCGCTCGCCGGCGGGTTCGGATTCGCGTCCAACCGCGCCGCCGACACCGTGGACAACGTCTCCGCGGAACTCGTCGAGGGAACGGTGCCCGCCGTGTCCACGATGGTGGACTCCGCGGGCAACCCCATCGCGTGGCTCTACGAGCAACGACGCTTCGAGGTGCCGAGCGACCGCATCTCCAACGAGATGAAGCTCGCCATCGTCTCCATCGAGGACCGCCGGTTCGCCGAGCACGAGGGCGTCGACTGGCAGGGCACGGTGCGCGCCTTCCTGACCAACACCACCAGCGGACAGGTGGAGCAGGGCGCGTCCACCCTCGATCAGCAGTACGTGAAGAACTACCAACTGCTCGTCGTCGCCAAGACGGACGCCGAACGCCGCGCCGCCATCGAGACCACTCCCGCGCGCAAGATCCGCGAGATCCGCATGGCGCTGACGCTGGACAAGCAGCTGACCAAGGACGAGATCCTCACGCGCTACCTCAACCTGGTGCCGTTCGGTAACTCGTCCTACGGCATCCAGGACGCGGCACAGACGTACTTCGGCATCGACGCGAGCCAGCTGAGCCTGACGCAGGCGGCGATGCTCGCGGGCATGGTGCAGTCCAGCTCCGCCCTCAACCCGTACACCAACTACGACGGCGTGATGGCGCGACGGAACACCGTTCTCGACACGATGATCCAGAACATCCCGGACCGCGCGGCGGAGATCGAGGCCGCCAAGGCCGAGCCACTGGGCGTGCTGCCGGAGCCCAACCAGTTGCCGCGCGGCTGCATCGCCGCCGGTGATCGTGGCTTCTTCTGTGACTACGCGCTGCAGTACCTGGCCGACGCCGGCATCAGCAAGGACCAGGTGGACAAGGGCGGTTATCTGATCAAGACCACTCTCGACCCGGCCGTGCAGTCCTCCACGAGCGCCGCCCTGTCCGGGAACAGCAGCCCGGATCTCGACGGTGTCGCGACGGTCATGAACGTCATCGCGCCGGGGCAGGACTCGCACCGCATCCTCGCAATGGGGTCGTCACGGCGCTACGGCCTGAACGGCGACGCCAACGAGACCGTCCAGCCGCAGCCGTACTCCCTGGTGGGCAGCGGTGCCGGGTCGATCTTCAAGATCTTCACCACCGCCGCCGCGATGGAGAAGGGCCTCGGCACGTCCGCGGTCCTGCAGGTGCCCAACCGCGTCGAGGTCAAGGGACTCGGCGACGGCGGTGCGCGCGGGTGCCCTCCCTCGACGTACTGCGTGACCAACGCCGGCAACTACCCGCAGTCGCTCTCGGTGACCGACGCGCTGGCACAGTCCCCCAACACCGCCTTCGTGAAGCTGATCGAGTCGGTCGGCGTCACCCCGACGGTCGACATGGCCGTCCGCCTGGGCCTGCGCTCGTACACGCTGCCCGGAACAGCCGGCCAGGGCACCGACCAGAGCCTCGCCGACTACCAGAAGGAGGCGAACCTCGGCTCCTTCACGCTCGGACCGACCTACGTCAATCCGCTGGAACTGTCCAACGTGGCCGCGACCCTCGCGTCCGGCGGCAAGTGGTGCCCGCCCAACCCGATCGACAGCGTCTTCGATCGCAGCGGCAAGCAGATCCCCGTCACGCAGCAGGCGTGCGAGCAGGTCGTGGAGCCGGGACTGGCGAACACACTGGCCAACGCGATGAGCAAGGACGATCAGCCCGGCGGCACGTCGGCGTCCGCCGCGAGCTCGGTGGGCTGGTCGCTGCCGATGTCCGGCAAGACCGGCACCACGGAATCGCACCGGTCCTCGGGATTCCTCGGATTCACGAACCGGTACGCGGCCGCCGCCTACACCTACGGCGATTCCCCGACTCCCAGCGAGATCTGCTCGTTCCCGCTGCGCCCGTGTGGTTCGGGCAACCTGTTCGGCGGTAACGAGCCTGCACGGACCTGGTACGACGCGATGGATCCGGTGGCCACGAACTTCGGCGACGTCGGACTCCCGGCCGTCGACCAGAAGTACGTGCGCGGATCGGCCAACGGCCAGGTTCCCGACGTCACGGGCCTGACGCAGAACTCCGCGACCTCGCAGTTGCAGGCCGCAGGGTTCCGCGTGCAGGTGGCGACCACCGCGTCGTCGGAGGGTCGGGGCACCGTGGTCAGCACGTCACCCTCGGGTTCCGCCATTCCGGGATCGACGGTCACGATCTACATCAGCGACGGGTCCGTCCGGGCGGCACCGGCAGCCCCGGCGCCGGGGATCCAGCTTCCGGCGTTGCCGCCCGGGGTCACCCTGCCGGCGATCCCCGGGCTGACGGCACCGCCGCGCTAG
- a CDS encoding serine protease, whose translation MRVLLVGLAVLCSLVLGGGAQASAAERVELGGGSGLVLTQDGRETLCSLTVIGADTAGRTIGLTAGHCGRVGDTVASESDSAAGDVGSVVAVLPAYDTAIIEFDAERVAPVASVGSTDITAVGDPARLAETVCKQGRTTGATCGVSYGDILNSQQVFAQVCVNAGDSGAPVVRGTSVVGMVNAYLVAPCIGPAVVTDLVSILRAIDESGGPGAGLRLTA comes from the coding sequence ATGCGAGTACTTCTGGTCGGTCTCGCCGTCCTCTGCTCGCTCGTTCTCGGCGGCGGGGCTCAGGCCTCCGCCGCCGAGCGCGTGGAGCTGGGCGGGGGTTCCGGGCTGGTCCTGACGCAGGACGGACGAGAGACCCTGTGCAGTCTCACCGTGATCGGTGCGGACACCGCCGGGCGCACCATCGGGCTCACCGCAGGTCACTGCGGGCGGGTCGGCGACACCGTGGCGAGCGAGAGCGATTCCGCCGCAGGAGATGTGGGCTCCGTCGTCGCGGTTCTGCCCGCGTACGACACGGCGATCATCGAGTTCGACGCGGAGCGGGTGGCCCCGGTGGCCTCCGTCGGCAGCACCGACATCACGGCTGTCGGGGATCCCGCACGGCTGGCCGAGACCGTGTGCAAGCAGGGTCGTACGACCGGTGCGACGTGTGGAGTCTCCTACGGTGACATCCTGAACTCCCAGCAGGTGTTCGCCCAGGTGTGCGTGAACGCCGGGGACTCCGGTGCGCCGGTGGTGCGGGGAACGTCCGTGGTCGGCATGGTGAACGCCTACCTCGTGGCACCCTGCATCGGCCCCGCCGTCGTCACCGACCTGGTGTCGATCCTGCGTGCGATCGACGAGAGCGGCGGCCCCGGCGCGGGCCTGCGGCTCACCGCCTGA